One region of Miscanthus floridulus cultivar M001 chromosome 19, ASM1932011v1, whole genome shotgun sequence genomic DNA includes:
- the LOC136528664 gene encoding uncharacterized protein, whose amino-acid sequence MSAGQSQRSVASSTRRRQEAELAAAEERERAAAETAAAAARASRLAAAELAAARAEAEAAAAANAARAAAAEVEALRGSIGSSISADDTADADLELLEREASRARAAQWAAVHVHERGGSPDRRGRAGGAPGAAAHAHERGGSPDRRGRAGGAPGGGAHGGGAPGGGAHGNGGGWVDGERGLHRQRGSLSPDWYRRVDGERGLHRQRGSLSPDRYRGYHGLHAVVRDVGPGGGWPTLTKTNYVEWAAVMRVKLQVRHMWEAVRYGDVDYDLDRRALDALIAAVPPEMQFSLTNKRTAKEAWDAIAAARIGSDRARKSTLQALRKEWENLAFKPGEDVDDFALRLNTLLQKMVQFGDDSYVEERAVEKLFHCVPEKYRQMARSIESLLDLSTMSIEEAIGRLKVVDSDEPQSLSGLITTGGKLLLTRE is encoded by the coding sequence atgtccgcagggcagtctcagcgctcggtcgcctcgagcacgcggcgtcggcaggaggccgaacttgccgcggcagaggaacgcgagcgagcggcggcagagaccgctgcggcggcggcaagggcgtcaaggctggcagcggcggagctggcagcagccagagcggaggcggaagcagcggcggcggcgaatgcagcgcgtgcggcagcggcggaggtcgaggctctgcgcggcagcatcggcagctccatttccgctgacgacaccgccgacgcggacctcgagctgctagagagggaggcatcgcgagcgcgggcggcgcagtgggcagccgtgcacgtccacgagcgtggcggcagcccagacaggcgcggacgcgctggcggcgctcctggggcagccgcgcacgcccatgagcgcggcggcagcccagacaggcgcggacgcgccggtggtgctcctggaggaggcgcgcacggcggtggtgctcctggaggaggcgcgcacggcaacggtggcggatgggtcgatggagagcgcggccttcacaggcagcgtggctctctctccccggattggtaccgacgggtcgatggagagcgcggccttcacaggcagcgtggctctctctccccggatcggtaccgtggttaccacgggctccatgctgttgtcagggacgtcggtcccggcggtgggtggcctaccctcaccaagaccaactacgtcgagtgggctgcggtgatgagggtaaagctccaggtgcggcacatgtgggaggcagtccgatacggcgacgtcgactacgacctagatcgacgggcgctggatgccctcatcgctgcagtcccgcccgagatgcagttctcgcttaccaacaagcggactgccaaggaggcttgggacgccatcgctgcggcacgcatcggcagcgaccgcgcccgcaagtccacactgcaggcacttcgcaaggagtgggagaacctggccttcaagccaggtgaggatgttgatgactttgctctccgtctcaacactctgttgcagaagatggtgcagttcggcgatgactcCTACgtcgaggagagagctgtcgaaaagctctttcactgcgtccccgagaagtacaggcagatggctcgctcgatcgagtccctgctggatctctccacgatgtcgatcgaggaggcgataggtcgcctcaaggtcgtcgacagcgatgagccacaatcTCTCTCGGGGctcatcaccactggcgggaagctccttctcactcgggagtga
- the LOC136528353 gene encoding NEP1-interacting protein-like 2 yields the protein MEVPPLPTAAAEEERRSVATGPCLPRLLSGVLSGALTGIFAVAGGLTGAFTGALAGRASDSGVLRGAGLGAFAGAVLSIEVLEASRAYWRADRSSPQSTSSMGDFIEQLLNARFVQDQYEPSTYMAYRWQVGIADNDDMFDVLEDVLSEGLSQDTLKKLPHHVVTDQKQESIGENVSCAICLQDVVSGETVRKLPKCSHTFHQPCVDRWFIDHGSCPVCRQDV from the exons ATGGAAGTGCCCCCTCTGccaacggcggcggcggaagAGGAGCGCCGAAGCGTAGCGACGGGGCCGTGCCTCCCCCGGCTGCTCTCCGGCGTCCTCTCGGGGGCCCTCACCGGCATCTTTGCCGTTG CTGGAGGCCTGACGGGGGCGTTCACCGGCGCATTGGCCGGCCGAGCTTCCGACAGCGGCGTCCTCCGGGGAGCCGGCCTGGGGGCCTTTGCGGGGGCGGTGCTCTCCATCGAGGTTCTCGAGGCTTCGCGCGCCTACTGGAGGGCGGACCGATCGAGCCCGCAGAGCACGTCCTCCATG GGGGATTTCATAGAACAGCTCCTTAATGCTCGATTTGTGCAAGACCAGTATGAGCCATCGACATATATGGCATATCGTTGGCAG GTTGGCATTGCGGACAATGATGACATGTTCGATGTTCTTGAAGATGTTTTATCCGAAGGGCTCTCACAAGATACTCTAAAGAAGTTGCCACATCATGTGGTGACTGATCAGAAGCAGGAATCAATTGGTGAAAATGTGTCTTGCGCTATTTGCCTGCAG GATGTTGTTAGCGGAGAGACAGTGAGGAAGTTGCCAAAGTGCTCTCACACCTTCCATCAGCCTTGTGTGGACAGATGGTTCATTGACCATGGTTCATGCCCAGTATGTAGGCAGGATGTGTAG